One genomic window of Eggerthella timonensis includes the following:
- a CDS encoding molecular chaperone TorD family protein: protein MQRNAAWQDVRAAAGPSLGDALALPSWQVRSSFQDELLVPGMPLAAMPVESLYKPWSSQEGNAFGAALGLYLGDPARHLDAVYGQLDIRVPEAFASMPDHLTLELELLALLLAAENDAAARQLAADHFDWLGDYDAALADRADMVAHNGALVPARRRNLLDGIAFLRALTALANRITLSVLDGRDASLRAYAQGDRR, encoded by the coding sequence GTGCAGCGAAACGCCGCATGGCAGGACGTGCGCGCCGCTGCGGGCCCATCGCTCGGAGACGCGCTCGCGCTTCCGTCGTGGCAGGTGCGCTCGTCGTTCCAGGACGAGTTGCTGGTACCGGGCATGCCGCTCGCCGCCATGCCGGTGGAGTCGCTGTACAAGCCTTGGTCGTCGCAGGAAGGCAACGCGTTCGGCGCTGCCCTGGGGCTGTACCTCGGCGACCCGGCGCGGCATCTCGATGCGGTGTACGGACAGCTGGACATCCGCGTGCCCGAGGCGTTCGCCTCGATGCCCGACCATCTGACGCTCGAGCTGGAGCTGCTGGCGCTGCTGCTGGCGGCTGAAAACGATGCCGCCGCGCGCCAGCTGGCAGCCGACCACTTCGACTGGTTGGGCGATTACGATGCAGCGCTGGCAGACCGCGCCGACATGGTGGCGCACAACGGGGCGCTCGTGCCCGCACGTCGCCGGAACCTGCTGGACGGCATCGCGTTTCTGCGGGCGCTCACGGCGCTGGCGAACAGGATAACCCTCTCCGTCCTGGACGGGCGCGACGCATCGCTTCGCGCCTACGCTCAGGGCGACAGGCGATAG
- a CDS encoding molybdopterin-containing oxidoreductase family protein → MRETTVSRRTFLKGSAATAALACAAGSISLGSWQAERAAAAEPGAVKTAPSLCNGCSSKCGLVATTVDGQLWTLKGNETHPYAKGRICGRGHGLAQMAYSDERVTQPMRRKDDGSFEPIDWDTAFTEIGEKTKAIIAQSGPESLAIIQDPRPSGKQYSARFMNALGSANVYAHSSSCNLSKESAYQQTIGATGFSNDFANAKMVMFIGRSYGDGIRPSSVQSLADAAENGTRVVIVDPRLNNSGIFASDWVPINPGTDLALLLAMANVLIEEDLYDHEFVEQSTYGFDEFAAQAKEYTPAWAEKITDVPAATIEELARAMAKAAPAASIESGWRAVIGCSYNNSFDTARAITAVNALLGSWGAKGGALLTSSPKAGAIEDARFKAPAKPEAKRVGDKEYPLALASAGTNVAALQAALNGEMKGLFFYNSNAAKGYAQPKKWAEALEKTDLVVTIDVQMSETALQSDYVLPEVTYLERLELPEFVGGKKHFVGMRTVAIDKVHPDTKTCDEIFNGLAEACGVGEYFQFTAEDWAEAQLATVGVTLDQMKKDGVVELPDPHFEYGTPTFKTASGKFEFKTDKVSEAGLNPVIGWVPRKVEPKDGEFAIIGGKQGIHSHTMTQNIAALNAISREYHMERLWMAAKDAENLGIQTGDTVEVSSSEHTGQVEVRVTQRLKPGVVFLPTHYGGDSPYQTRAYQYGISLTDFIPLDAEPGVGSMMSQEVAVTVKKVEA, encoded by the coding sequence ATGAGGGAAACAACGGTATCGCGTAGAACGTTCCTCAAGGGTTCGGCCGCAACGGCCGCGCTCGCCTGCGCAGCGGGTTCCATCTCGCTCGGCTCATGGCAGGCGGAGCGCGCCGCAGCGGCCGAACCGGGCGCGGTCAAAACGGCTCCGTCGCTGTGCAACGGCTGCTCCAGCAAGTGCGGGCTCGTGGCCACCACGGTGGACGGCCAGCTGTGGACGCTCAAAGGCAACGAGACGCACCCGTACGCGAAGGGGCGCATCTGCGGCCGCGGCCATGGCCTGGCCCAGATGGCGTACTCCGACGAGCGGGTGACTCAGCCGATGCGCCGCAAGGACGACGGCTCGTTCGAGCCCATCGACTGGGACACCGCGTTCACGGAGATCGGCGAGAAGACGAAGGCCATCATCGCGCAGAGCGGGCCCGAGTCGCTGGCCATCATCCAGGACCCGCGCCCCTCGGGCAAGCAATACTCCGCCCGCTTCATGAACGCGCTGGGCTCGGCGAACGTGTACGCGCACTCCTCGTCGTGCAACCTGTCGAAGGAGAGCGCCTACCAGCAGACCATCGGCGCCACGGGCTTCTCGAACGATTTCGCCAACGCCAAGATGGTCATGTTCATCGGGCGCAGCTACGGCGACGGCATCCGCCCCTCGTCGGTGCAGAGCCTGGCCGACGCGGCCGAGAACGGCACGCGCGTGGTCATCGTCGACCCGCGCCTCAACAATTCCGGCATCTTCGCCAGCGACTGGGTGCCCATCAATCCCGGCACCGATCTGGCCCTGCTGCTCGCCATGGCGAACGTGCTCATCGAAGAGGATCTGTACGACCACGAGTTCGTGGAGCAGAGCACCTACGGCTTCGACGAGTTCGCCGCGCAGGCCAAAGAGTACACGCCCGCGTGGGCCGAGAAGATCACCGACGTCCCGGCGGCCACCATCGAGGAGCTCGCCCGCGCCATGGCGAAGGCGGCTCCGGCGGCCTCCATCGAGTCGGGCTGGCGAGCCGTCATCGGCTGCTCGTACAACAACTCGTTCGACACGGCGCGCGCCATCACGGCCGTCAACGCGCTTCTGGGCAGCTGGGGCGCGAAGGGCGGAGCGCTGCTGACGTCCTCGCCGAAGGCCGGCGCCATCGAGGACGCTCGCTTCAAGGCGCCCGCGAAGCCCGAGGCCAAGCGTGTGGGCGACAAGGAGTACCCGCTCGCTCTCGCCAGCGCCGGCACGAACGTCGCCGCGTTGCAGGCCGCGCTCAACGGCGAGATGAAGGGCCTGTTCTTCTACAATTCGAACGCGGCGAAGGGCTATGCGCAGCCGAAGAAGTGGGCCGAAGCCCTCGAGAAGACCGACCTCGTGGTCACCATCGACGTGCAGATGTCCGAAACCGCGCTGCAGTCCGACTACGTGCTGCCCGAAGTGACGTACCTCGAGCGCCTTGAGCTTCCCGAGTTCGTGGGCGGCAAGAAGCACTTCGTGGGCATGCGCACCGTGGCCATCGACAAGGTGCATCCCGACACGAAGACGTGCGATGAGATCTTCAACGGCTTGGCGGAGGCGTGCGGCGTGGGCGAGTACTTCCAGTTCACCGCCGAGGATTGGGCCGAGGCGCAACTGGCCACCGTGGGCGTGACGCTCGACCAGATGAAGAAGGACGGCGTGGTGGAGCTGCCCGACCCGCACTTCGAGTACGGAACCCCCACGTTCAAGACGGCGTCGGGCAAGTTCGAGTTCAAAACCGACAAGGTGAGCGAGGCGGGTCTCAACCCGGTGATCGGCTGGGTGCCGCGCAAGGTGGAGCCGAAGGACGGCGAGTTCGCCATCATCGGCGGCAAGCAGGGCATCCATTCCCACACCATGACGCAGAACATCGCCGCGCTCAACGCCATCTCGCGCGAGTACCACATGGAGCGTCTGTGGATGGCCGCAAAGGACGCCGAGAACCTGGGCATCCAGACGGGCGACACGGTAGAGGTGTCGTCGAGCGAGCACACCGGCCAGGTGGAGGTACGCGTGACCCAGCGCCTCAAGCCCGGCGTCGTGTTCCTGCCCACGCATTACGGCGGAGACTCGCCGTACCAGACCCGCGCGTATCAGTACGGCATCAGCCTGACCGACTTCATCCCCCTCGACGCCGAGCCGGGCGTGGGATCGATGATGAGCCAGGAAGTAGCCGTCACAGTGAAGAAGGTGGAGGCGTAA
- a CDS encoding 4Fe-4S dicluster domain-containing protein, translating to MARYGMLINTKKCVGCSACRIACQMRNHLEPEESFITYHEIETGEFPNVYNEVVPTQCMHCEDAPCAAVCPTHATYITDSGVVLVDENKCIGCKYCMAACPYGARIVQEKTGVVEKCRFCWDGENPGNPPACVGTCISGARIFGDLDDPDSEINQAIARYHAQPLADNLTVSKIYYVR from the coding sequence ATGGCACGCTACGGAATGCTCATCAACACGAAGAAGTGCGTCGGCTGCTCGGCCTGCCGCATCGCCTGCCAGATGAGGAACCATCTGGAACCCGAAGAATCGTTCATCACGTACCACGAGATCGAGACGGGGGAGTTCCCCAACGTCTACAACGAGGTCGTCCCCACCCAGTGCATGCACTGCGAGGACGCTCCCTGCGCGGCCGTGTGCCCGACGCACGCCACCTACATCACCGATTCCGGCGTGGTGCTGGTCGACGAGAACAAGTGCATCGGCTGCAAGTACTGCATGGCCGCGTGCCCCTACGGCGCCCGCATCGTGCAGGAGAAGACCGGCGTGGTGGAGAAGTGCCGCTTCTGCTGGGATGGCGAGAACCCGGGCAACCCGCCCGCATGCGTGGGCACCTGCATCTCGGGCGCTCGCATCTTCGGCGACCTGGACGATCCCGACAGCGAGATCAACCAGGCCATCGCGCGGTACCACGCGCAGCCGCTGGCCGACAATCTGACCGTATCCAAGATCTACTACGTGAGGTGA
- the nrfD gene encoding NrfD/PsrC family molybdoenzyme membrane anchor subunit gives MVWGPMIAWYLFLAGASAGAFLTSAFVEAKYPESVKMRVAGRIIAPVFVGIGLLMLMLDAEAGLMNPLRFFWLISNPGSVMTLGVYFICVYMPVTLVVALLEILKKRVPKWLTWIGIVFAFAVAAYTGFLLGVVKAYPLWNNAILPILFVVSALSAGLAATSLVGLIVDRERFEQMWLIKKSHVILSAIEMVVLFTMLIIVAAGSFEGAASVQSLVVGQYAPAFWGGIVLLGLVAPFLIEGYPVFIAKRVETSTTSLVVSVIGEAGVLVGGFMLRLLVILAALPVLFL, from the coding sequence ATGGTTTGGGGACCTATGATCGCATGGTACCTGTTTCTGGCCGGCGCGTCGGCGGGAGCGTTCCTGACGTCCGCGTTCGTCGAAGCCAAGTACCCTGAGAGCGTCAAGATGCGCGTCGCTGGCCGCATCATCGCTCCCGTGTTCGTCGGCATCGGCCTGCTCATGCTCATGCTGGATGCCGAAGCCGGGCTCATGAACCCGCTGCGCTTCTTCTGGCTCATCTCGAACCCCGGTTCGGTGATGACGCTGGGCGTGTACTTCATCTGCGTGTACATGCCGGTGACGCTCGTTGTCGCGCTGCTCGAGATCCTGAAGAAGCGCGTGCCGAAGTGGCTCACGTGGATCGGCATCGTGTTCGCGTTCGCGGTGGCCGCCTACACCGGCTTCCTGCTGGGCGTCGTGAAGGCGTACCCGCTGTGGAACAACGCCATCCTGCCCATCCTGTTCGTGGTGTCGGCGCTGTCGGCGGGCCTTGCGGCCACCTCCTTGGTGGGGCTCATCGTCGATCGCGAGCGCTTCGAGCAGATGTGGCTCATCAAGAAGTCGCACGTCATCCTGTCGGCCATCGAGATGGTGGTGCTGTTCACCATGCTCATCATCGTGGCGGCGGGCAGCTTCGAGGGCGCGGCGTCGGTGCAGTCGCTCGTGGTGGGGCAGTACGCCCCGGCGTTCTGGGGCGGTATCGTGCTGTTGGGCCTCGTGGCACCGTTCCTCATCGAGGGTTACCCGGTGTTCATCGCGAAGCGCGTCGAGACGTCGACCACCTCGCTCGTGGTCAGCGTCATCGGCGAGGCCGGCGTGCTGGTGGGCGGCTTCATGTTGCGCCTGCTGGTCATCTTGGCTGCGCTGCCGGTGCTGTTCCTGTAG
- a CDS encoding 4Fe-4S dicluster domain-containing protein: MEDSRVPHWGMVIDLAKCVGCDSCTVACKAENRTPPGITYNVVLEQETGAYPNVRIEAVPRPCMQCENPACVSVCPVRATYRGEDGIVVIDADRCIGCKYCIAACPYGARSADEGSSYALEMQAADQVTAPEYGVDRGARGAYRGTYGTVRKCTFCAHRIAEGEAPACCETCIGDARYFGDLSDPASKVAQLAASPRAFRLREELGTNPSVYYLK, from the coding sequence ATGGAAGACTCCCGCGTTCCGCATTGGGGCATGGTCATCGACCTTGCGAAATGCGTCGGGTGCGACTCGTGCACCGTCGCATGCAAAGCCGAGAACCGCACGCCGCCCGGCATCACGTACAACGTGGTGCTCGAGCAGGAGACGGGCGCGTACCCTAACGTGCGCATCGAGGCGGTGCCGCGTCCCTGCATGCAGTGCGAGAACCCGGCGTGCGTGTCGGTGTGCCCGGTGCGCGCCACGTACCGCGGCGAAGACGGCATCGTCGTGATCGACGCCGACCGCTGCATCGGCTGCAAGTACTGCATCGCCGCCTGTCCCTACGGCGCGCGCTCGGCCGACGAGGGATCGTCGTACGCTCTCGAGATGCAGGCCGCCGACCAGGTGACCGCGCCCGAGTACGGCGTGGATCGCGGCGCGCGCGGCGCGTATCGGGGCACGTACGGCACGGTGCGCAAGTGCACGTTCTGCGCGCACCGCATCGCCGAGGGCGAGGCGCCCGCATGCTGCGAGACGTGCATCGGCGATGCGCGGTACTTCGGCGACTTGAGCGACCCGGCGTCGAAGGTGGCGCAGCTGGCGGCCTCGCCGCGGGCGTTCCGCCTGCGCGAGGAGCTGGGCACGAACCCGTCCGTCTACTACCTGAAATGA
- the nrfD gene encoding NrfD/PsrC family molybdoenzyme membrane anchor subunit has product MASTDKQRAQSVQGSGGPRPRTYALPAPFSRRATVAWAVVVGVLLAAGAFSMFDRLANGLGMAGATNAVPWGLWVVVYIWFSGLAGGLYLVSALVYLLRLPRFAPIARLSLGLSIVSLIVSMVFIGIDLGAIRHSLGTLLFFHWSSPLAWEIKAYVFFMAIAVVQFALVLLSDKRAAEAAAGGDGDGDAGAAAGASSDEGLRRRGNVNLAIRVLAGVGVATSFVGPPGGTGMFFAAVKTRGLWEGGITSVLFYVMAIVTAAAFLIVAYRLLARLRGARPDAGALAGLNRVLAASLFALAFCVFFQVAPALLSGDPAVAAAVQVMVAGPLAPLFWLGEIGLGLVAPAVLLAVGAARSRNGRADAAAGGAWAVGAALSAMAGILALRYVLVVAGFSVPLLASLPTPAYVPSAGEVMVAVFVLGLAVGCYGLAVRLLPLERVGASEGEERLESAYAETAAASDAGAAPRDEGSWAKEVRDGGAA; this is encoded by the coding sequence ATGGCATCAACTGACAAGCAGAGGGCGCAAAGCGTGCAGGGGTCGGGCGGCCCGCGGCCGCGGACCTACGCGCTGCCGGCGCCGTTCTCGCGCCGCGCCACCGTGGCCTGGGCCGTCGTCGTGGGCGTGCTGCTGGCGGCGGGCGCGTTCTCCATGTTCGACCGGTTGGCGAACGGGCTGGGCATGGCCGGAGCCACGAACGCCGTGCCCTGGGGCCTGTGGGTGGTGGTGTACATCTGGTTCTCGGGGCTGGCGGGCGGCCTGTACCTGGTGTCGGCGCTCGTGTACCTGCTGAGGTTGCCGCGCTTCGCGCCCATCGCGCGCCTGTCGCTGGGCCTGAGCATCGTGTCGCTGATCGTGTCGATGGTCTTCATCGGCATCGACCTGGGCGCCATCCGGCATTCGCTGGGCACGTTGCTGTTCTTCCACTGGTCGTCGCCTTTGGCCTGGGAAATCAAGGCGTACGTGTTCTTCATGGCGATCGCCGTCGTGCAGTTCGCGCTCGTGCTGCTCAGCGACAAGCGCGCGGCGGAGGCAGCGGCGGGCGGCGACGGGGACGGCGATGCGGGCGCGGCTGCGGGCGCGTCGAGCGACGAGGGGCTCAGGCGGCGCGGCAACGTGAACCTGGCCATCCGCGTGCTGGCCGGCGTGGGCGTGGCCACGTCGTTCGTGGGCCCTCCGGGCGGCACGGGCATGTTCTTCGCCGCGGTGAAGACCCGCGGGCTGTGGGAGGGCGGCATCACGTCGGTGCTGTTCTACGTCATGGCCATCGTGACGGCTGCCGCGTTTCTGATCGTGGCGTACCGGCTGCTCGCGCGCTTGCGCGGCGCACGGCCGGACGCAGGCGCGCTCGCGGGGCTGAACCGCGTGCTGGCGGCGTCGCTGTTCGCGCTGGCGTTCTGCGTGTTCTTCCAGGTGGCGCCTGCGCTGTTGTCGGGCGACCCGGCGGTGGCAGCGGCCGTGCAGGTGATGGTGGCGGGTCCTTTGGCGCCGCTGTTCTGGCTGGGTGAGATCGGGCTCGGGCTCGTGGCGCCCGCGGTGCTGCTGGCGGTAGGCGCGGCGCGCTCGCGCAACGGACGCGCGGACGCGGCCGCAGGAGGCGCGTGGGCCGTGGGTGCGGCGCTCTCGGCGATGGCGGGCATCCTCGCGCTGCGCTACGTGCTGGTGGTAGCCGGGTTCTCGGTGCCGCTTCTGGCCAGCCTGCCGACCCCGGCGTACGTGCCCAGCGCGGGCGAGGTGATGGTGGCCGTGTTCGTGCTGGGCTTGGCCGTGGGCTGCTACGGCCTGGCCGTACGGCTGTTGCCACTCGAGCGCGTGGGCGCGAGCGAGGGCGAGGAGCGGTTGGAGAGCGCGTATGCGGAAACGGCGGCGGCATCTGATGCGGGTGCGGCGCCGCGCGACGAGGGCTCGTGGGCGAAGGAGGTGCGCGATGGAGGCGCAGCGTAG
- a CDS encoding molybdopterin dinucleotide binding domain-containing protein encodes MEAQRRDEEHRDPADEPQHASMFGTPSRRAVIGAGCAVAAGAVLAGGGLGAYMAADDPLTDEPHGRGFATGAYAADDVILSMCNNCNTYCTIKVRVADAADGAGANEGATALVRKIAGNPYSPLNSQPYAPVPYATRPEDALAPGDDMAVAGRATNGGMICLKGQAGIQLAHDRFRIAKPLRRVGARGSDEWETVDWDTALDEIVHGSPTLGTPGIAEWYAWAPKKQVEADVALVESGEMTQDAFDAKWADILIDTSHPDLGPKSNLFCSAGGDRMFLIGDRLTQQGFGSVNNFNHGGVCGMTGVMANVRTHPTTNHKRMYADIDHCECLIIWGTEPMTANKGPSWLAPRLSAARERGMKLYVVDPRQGRSASKADGWLPVVPGKDAELAFALMSWIVANERYDARYLAAPGKKAAAALGEPTWSDATHLVAVDLPNRPVVTAKLLGRSGEPGADGEPLAEDARFVLVDGELTAADAVEGAADLLADAQVEVKGAPTRVKSVFQLLKERIEERTLEEYAADAGIEPAVVEEVAREFTSHGKRACVMSYRGPAMHANGFDAVRAVGYLNFLIGNHDWKGGHIAAAAKFAPFTGRYDLQTVPDAHAGWGIPITRQKTEYEKTSYFKQDGYPAPRPWYPLPGNLSHEIVPTLRAGYVYDHLGALFVHRHSLVDSTPGGQRLGDVLGDPAKINLLVSFDVEIGDTSRFADFVLPDKTYLERFSQESIYPNQQYQLIQLGQPAVRAYEGPRSVEDVYLDIMQRLELPGVGEHAVPVGKGGAGGAAALSTEHDYWLKMAANIAYAGEQPVPDADADELALFERARTRALGDAFDLATWKAAVAEEEWPKVVYVLNRGGRFASADPTKGDGYEGDLIKTRYAGLCAFYDPKTASLKDALTGENFDGLAHAAPVAFADGTPMERPSERPLAFINWKARTNGTHRTIASSWLRELTTENFVWMAPADAAERGLANGDAVEIVGPEGVLAGHVRVTEGIRPGVVGANYSFGHAGYAARPIVIDGERVGPTPDYLEEEGVLDGDEPGKQKTGLAGGRGRGFCMNELLPEEKLAGGGGVCDPIGGGAAQFDLWVDVRKA; translated from the coding sequence ATGGAGGCGCAGCGTAGAGACGAAGAGCATCGGGATCCGGCAGACGAGCCGCAGCACGCGAGCATGTTCGGCACGCCGTCGCGTCGCGCGGTGATCGGCGCCGGGTGCGCGGTTGCCGCCGGCGCCGTGTTGGCCGGCGGCGGCCTGGGCGCCTACATGGCCGCCGACGACCCGCTGACCGACGAGCCGCACGGGCGCGGCTTTGCCACCGGCGCGTACGCGGCCGACGACGTGATCCTGTCGATGTGCAACAACTGCAACACGTACTGCACCATCAAGGTGCGCGTGGCCGACGCCGCCGACGGCGCAGGCGCGAACGAGGGCGCCACGGCGCTCGTGCGCAAGATCGCGGGCAACCCGTACTCGCCGCTCAATTCGCAGCCCTACGCGCCCGTCCCCTACGCGACGCGTCCCGAGGACGCGCTTGCCCCCGGCGACGACATGGCGGTTGCAGGTCGCGCAACGAACGGCGGCATGATCTGTCTCAAGGGCCAAGCGGGCATCCAGCTGGCGCATGATCGCTTCCGCATCGCGAAGCCCCTGCGACGCGTCGGCGCGCGCGGAAGCGACGAGTGGGAAACGGTGGACTGGGACACGGCGCTCGACGAGATCGTGCACGGCTCGCCGACCCTCGGCACGCCCGGTATTGCGGAATGGTACGCCTGGGCGCCGAAGAAGCAGGTGGAGGCCGATGTCGCGCTCGTGGAGTCCGGCGAGATGACCCAGGACGCGTTCGACGCGAAGTGGGCCGACATCCTCATCGACACGTCGCACCCCGACCTGGGCCCGAAGTCCAACTTGTTCTGCTCGGCCGGCGGCGATCGCATGTTCCTCATCGGCGACCGCCTCACGCAGCAGGGGTTCGGCTCCGTCAACAACTTCAACCACGGCGGCGTGTGCGGCATGACCGGCGTCATGGCCAACGTGCGCACGCATCCCACGACGAACCACAAGCGCATGTACGCCGACATCGACCACTGCGAATGCCTCATCATCTGGGGTACCGAGCCGATGACGGCGAACAAGGGGCCGTCGTGGCTGGCGCCGCGCCTGTCGGCGGCGCGCGAGCGCGGCATGAAGCTCTATGTGGTGGACCCGCGCCAGGGGCGCAGCGCGTCGAAGGCCGACGGGTGGCTGCCCGTGGTGCCCGGCAAGGACGCCGAGCTGGCTTTCGCCCTGATGTCGTGGATCGTCGCCAACGAGCGCTACGACGCCCGGTACCTGGCGGCGCCCGGAAAGAAAGCGGCCGCGGCGCTCGGCGAGCCCACGTGGTCGGATGCTACGCACCTCGTGGCGGTCGATCTGCCGAACCGCCCCGTCGTCACCGCGAAGCTGCTCGGGCGCTCAGGCGAGCCGGGCGCCGACGGCGAGCCGCTGGCCGAGGACGCGCGGTTCGTGCTCGTGGACGGCGAGCTGACCGCCGCCGACGCCGTTGAGGGCGCGGCCGATCTGCTGGCGGACGCCCAGGTGGAGGTCAAGGGCGCGCCGACGCGCGTGAAAAGCGTGTTCCAGCTTTTGAAGGAGCGCATCGAGGAGCGCACACTCGAGGAGTACGCCGCCGACGCGGGCATCGAGCCCGCCGTGGTGGAGGAGGTTGCGCGCGAGTTCACCTCGCACGGCAAGCGCGCCTGCGTCATGAGCTACCGCGGCCCGGCCATGCACGCCAACGGGTTCGACGCGGTACGCGCGGTGGGCTACCTCAACTTCCTCATCGGCAACCACGATTGGAAGGGCGGCCATATCGCCGCCGCCGCCAAGTTCGCCCCGTTCACGGGCCGCTACGACCTGCAGACGGTACCGGACGCGCACGCGGGCTGGGGCATTCCCATCACGCGCCAGAAGACGGAGTACGAGAAGACCAGCTACTTCAAGCAGGACGGCTACCCGGCACCCCGGCCATGGTACCCGCTGCCGGGAAACCTGTCGCACGAGATCGTCCCGACGCTGCGCGCCGGCTACGTGTACGACCACCTGGGCGCGCTGTTCGTCCACCGCCACTCGCTCGTGGATTCCACGCCGGGCGGCCAGCGCCTCGGCGACGTGCTGGGCGATCCCGCCAAGATCAACCTGCTCGTGTCGTTCGACGTGGAAATCGGCGACACGTCGCGCTTCGCCGACTTCGTGCTGCCCGACAAAACCTACCTCGAGCGGTTCAGCCAGGAGTCCATCTACCCCAACCAGCAGTACCAGCTCATCCAGCTGGGCCAGCCGGCCGTTCGCGCCTACGAGGGCCCGCGCTCGGTGGAGGACGTCTACCTCGACATCATGCAGCGCCTCGAGCTGCCGGGCGTGGGCGAGCATGCCGTTCCGGTGGGCAAGGGCGGCGCGGGCGGTGCGGCGGCGCTCTCGACCGAGCACGACTACTGGTTGAAGATGGCCGCGAACATCGCGTACGCCGGCGAGCAGCCGGTGCCCGACGCCGATGCCGACGAGCTGGCCCTGTTCGAGCGCGCCCGCACCCGTGCGTTGGGCGACGCCTTCGACCTCGCGACGTGGAAGGCCGCGGTCGCGGAAGAGGAGTGGCCGAAGGTGGTGTACGTCCTCAACCGCGGCGGGCGCTTCGCGTCGGCCGACCCGACGAAGGGAGACGGCTACGAGGGCGACCTCATCAAGACGCGCTACGCCGGGCTGTGCGCGTTCTACGATCCGAAGACGGCTTCGTTGAAAGACGCGCTGACCGGCGAGAACTTCGACGGCCTGGCCCATGCGGCGCCTGTCGCCTTCGCCGATGGCACGCCGATGGAGCGCCCCTCCGAGCGCCCGCTCGCGTTCATCAATTGGAAGGCCCGCACGAACGGCACGCACCGCACCATCGCCTCGTCGTGGCTGCGCGAGCTGACCACCGAGAACTTCGTGTGGATGGCGCCGGCCGATGCCGCCGAGCGCGGGTTGGCGAACGGCGACGCCGTGGAGATCGTGGGACCCGAGGGCGTGCTGGCCGGGCATGTGCGCGTGACCGAGGGCATCCGTCCCGGCGTGGTGGGTGCGAACTACTCGTTCGGACACGCGGGCTACGCCGCGCGTCCGATCGTCATCGACGGCGAGCGGGTTGGCCCGACGCCCGACTACTTGGAAGAGGAAGGCGTCCTCGATGGCGACGAGCCCGGCAAGCAGAAGACCGGCCTGGCCGGAGGACGCGGGCGCGGGTTCTGCATGAACGAGCTGCTGCCTGAGGAAAAGCTCGCCGGTGGAGGCGGCGTCTGCGACCCCATCGGGGGCGGCGCCGCGCAATTCGACCTCTGGGTGGACGTGCGGAAAGCGTAG